The proteins below come from a single bacterium BMS3Abin14 genomic window:
- a CDS encoding hypothetical protein (leu/Ile/Val-binding protein homolog 3 precursor): MKRGSLLVLVALMVTFGLAFAPVAHAKAINKIVIGHAATLSGKYAKAGEQATGGVQAIVDWVNTVYGGVTVNGRKVPLEYRKYDCESKKESVTSLLERLITIDKVNFTLAPYTSGLTLAGAPIAEKYGMLYMDHGGASDKIFRQGFEYIVQTIGPGSKYQAGTLDMIKKIDPSAKRVALAFEDSEFARSVMDGTEAYAKKLGFDVIFKRTYPKGVTDLTPLLSDLKAAKAEIVLGGGHFQDGQLFTRQMADLGINVKALSLVVAVTLPAFYDALKEDAEGVMGPSHWDYGVTFSKEGAKKKGITWIGPGQDEFVSLFQKAIGRKIIPDYHAAEAGASVLALVLGVEKANSVNSDAVRAALGKLHFMSFYGNWKIDSTGKQVGHSMVAIQWQNGKRVIVWPESAKTGNVEYPKPDFK, translated from the coding sequence ATGAAGAGAGGAAGCCTGTTAGTATTAGTGGCCTTGATGGTGACCTTTGGACTTGCGTTCGCTCCGGTTGCACATGCCAAGGCGATTAACAAAATCGTCATTGGGCATGCCGCGACTCTTTCCGGGAAGTACGCCAAGGCAGGTGAGCAGGCGACGGGCGGCGTCCAGGCCATCGTCGACTGGGTCAACACTGTATACGGGGGGGTCACCGTGAACGGAAGAAAGGTGCCCCTGGAGTACCGCAAATACGATTGCGAGTCCAAAAAGGAATCGGTCACCAGCCTCCTGGAAAGGTTGATTACCATAGACAAAGTCAACTTTACCCTGGCCCCCTATACCTCCGGCCTGACATTGGCAGGGGCTCCCATCGCGGAAAAATACGGAATGCTCTACATGGACCATGGAGGAGCAAGCGACAAGATCTTTCGGCAGGGGTTCGAATACATTGTTCAGACAATCGGACCCGGCTCAAAGTATCAGGCAGGCACGCTGGACATGATAAAAAAGATTGATCCAAGCGCCAAGCGGGTCGCCCTGGCGTTTGAGGACTCGGAGTTCGCCAGGTCGGTTATGGACGGCACCGAGGCCTATGCCAAGAAGCTCGGTTTCGACGTGATCTTCAAACGGACATATCCCAAGGGCGTTACGGATCTTACGCCGCTTCTGTCGGACCTCAAGGCCGCCAAGGCTGAGATAGTTCTGGGCGGCGGACACTTCCAGGATGGCCAGCTGTTTACCAGGCAGATGGCTGATCTTGGCATCAACGTCAAAGCCCTTTCCCTCGTAGTTGCCGTGACCCTTCCCGCGTTTTACGATGCATTAAAGGAGGATGCCGAAGGGGTCATGGGGCCATCCCACTGGGATTATGGCGTGACCTTTTCCAAGGAGGGCGCCAAAAAGAAAGGCATCACCTGGATCGGCCCCGGCCAGGATGAATTCGTAAGCCTGTTTCAGAAGGCCATAGGCAGGAAAATCATCCCGGACTACCACGCTGCTGAGGCCGGTGCCTCCGTTCTGGCCCTGGTCCTGGGGGTCGAGAAGGCCAACTCGGTTAATTCCGACGCGGTCCGCGCCGCCTTGGGAAAGTTACATTTTATGTCTTTCTACGGTAACTGGAAGATAGATAGTACCGGCAAGCAGGTCGGTCATTCCATGGTGGCTATTCAGTGGCAGAATGGGAAGCGTGTAATCGTCTGGCCCGAGTCCGCGAAGACGGGAAACGTCGAGTACCCGAAGCCCGATTTCAAATAG
- a CDS encoding blue-light-activated protein yields MAKNSIAFRLFIVVLIVSLIAALLITAVRAWLDYRKAMSDIENTFKEIKITQLPVIRENLWVMDEKTVRTAMQGLLNISHLRHVLIEDKGRVIMEIGSIEAGDAMRGEFPLTYTYGGKTIRLGILKVDISRNGVFEELWGHVKVGLFYTVMMVFLVTFSIYFLFQFMFTRHLSDIAAYVKQIGIDGLEKELLLEKKKTSPQNPDEIDRIVSAINSMRLGLKTTFDELQDEIQTRKQVEEEKARMEEQYLQAQKVEAVGRLAGGVAHDLNNLLIPILGYGEMLRDNLAPDDARLKFIDGIMDAGFRARDLVSRLLAFGRKQTLEYRTIDLSKAVEGFEKLLRRTIREDIEIKVLLSPDIHGVMADLGQIEQVIMNLAVNAAEAMPGGGTLTIETTLADLDEEYAATHPEVEPGEYVMLVVSDTGCGMDDEVRKHIFEPFFTTKGEGGTGLGLATVHGIVRQHGGSIWFYSEPFKGTTFKIYLPVTGKVDAGVATVEKTAPTDLHGWETILLVEDNEHVREVSRAILEQFGYRVLSAESGSEALRVLEDHESSVHLLLTDVVMPGMNGRDLFTQASALYPGLKVLYMSGYTEDVITHRGVVDEGIQFIQKPFAVQALGAKVREVLEGDKTEAPLNYSGL; encoded by the coding sequence TTGGCCAAAAATTCCATCGCTTTCCGGCTTTTCATCGTTGTTCTCATAGTCAGTTTGATCGCCGCACTTTTGATAACAGCCGTCAGGGCATGGTTGGATTACAGAAAGGCGATGAGCGATATTGAAAATACCTTTAAGGAAATTAAGATAACCCAGCTACCGGTCATCAGAGAAAATCTGTGGGTCATGGACGAGAAGACCGTCAGGACCGCCATGCAGGGACTCCTGAACATATCCCACCTGCGTCATGTGTTGATAGAAGACAAGGGCCGGGTGATCATGGAAATAGGCAGCATCGAAGCGGGAGATGCCATGCGGGGTGAGTTCCCCCTCACCTATACTTACGGGGGCAAGACGATACGATTGGGAATCCTGAAAGTAGACATCTCGAGAAACGGGGTATTCGAGGAGTTGTGGGGGCATGTGAAGGTGGGGTTATTCTACACGGTAATGATGGTCTTCCTTGTCACCTTTTCCATATACTTCCTGTTCCAGTTTATGTTTACACGCCATCTATCCGACATCGCCGCATATGTGAAACAGATAGGAATCGACGGTCTTGAGAAGGAACTGCTTTTAGAGAAGAAAAAGACTTCTCCCCAGAATCCTGACGAGATTGACCGGATCGTTTCGGCCATCAACTCGATGCGTCTTGGACTGAAAACCACCTTCGATGAGCTGCAGGATGAAATCCAGACCCGCAAGCAGGTCGAGGAAGAAAAGGCTAGAATGGAGGAGCAATACCTTCAGGCACAGAAGGTAGAGGCTGTAGGCCGGCTTGCCGGCGGCGTGGCCCACGATCTGAACAACCTTCTCATCCCCATCCTTGGCTACGGTGAGATGCTTCGGGACAATTTAGCTCCCGACGACGCGCGATTGAAATTCATAGACGGAATCATGGATGCGGGATTTCGGGCCCGGGACCTGGTGAGCCGGCTCCTGGCATTCGGCCGCAAGCAGACCCTGGAGTACAGGACTATTGATCTTAGCAAAGCTGTTGAGGGCTTTGAAAAATTACTCCGGCGCACTATCCGGGAAGACATCGAGATCAAGGTCCTCCTGTCGCCCGATATTCATGGCGTAATGGCGGACCTCGGCCAGATCGAGCAGGTGATCATGAACCTGGCGGTCAACGCTGCTGAAGCCATGCCGGGTGGCGGCACATTGACGATCGAGACCACGCTTGCTGATCTTGACGAAGAATACGCGGCGACTCACCCGGAAGTGGAACCGGGTGAGTACGTCATGCTGGTCGTCAGCGATACGGGATGCGGCATGGATGATGAGGTCCGCAAGCACATCTTCGAGCCGTTCTTCACCACCAAAGGAGAGGGCGGCACGGGCCTGGGGCTGGCCACGGTTCACGGCATTGTCAGGCAGCACGGCGGCAGCATCTGGTTCTACAGCGAACCCTTCAAGGGCACGACCTTCAAGATCTATTTGCCTGTTACCGGAAAAGTCGACGCCGGGGTGGCAACTGTTGAAAAAACGGCCCCCACCGACCTGCACGGCTGGGAGACCATCCTGCTGGTTGAGGACAACGAACATGTTCGTGAGGTCAGTCGTGCCATACTCGAGCAGTTTGGCTACCGTGTTCTTTCCGCCGAAAGCGGAAGCGAGGCGCTTCGGGTTCTGGAGGACCACGAGAGTTCGGTACACCTGCTGCTGACGGACGTGGTCATGCCAGGGATGAACGGCAGGGATCTGTTTACCCAGGCGTCTGCTTTATACCCGGGCTTGAAAGTGCTTTACATGTCCGGCTACACAGAAGACGTTATCACCCATCGCGGTGTGGTGGATGAAGGCATACAGTTCATTCAGAAACCGTTCGCCGTACAGGCCCTGGGCGCCAAAGTCAGGGAGGTGCTGGAAGGAGATAAGACGGAGGCCCCCTTGAACTATTCTGGCCTGTAA
- a CDS encoding glutamine ABC transporter periplasmic protein, translating into MRTRILIIALLLCFFSAAEAQNKMILNTADEPPESTDSLNGISDRVVKETFRRIGVGLRIVRLPSERALQNANEGIEDGNYARVGGLIGQLYPNLIQVPEPITQFQFVAFSKKSDFRPAGWGSLRPFHVGIVTGWKILEKNIQQTKSLTRVNNSEILFKMLEAERIEVAVFDLQQGLFIIKKLGLSDIKPISSPLSIQDMYIYLHKEHRAIVPRLTEALKRMKKDGTYRKIVSDWPKIPSLSGFSSLFS; encoded by the coding sequence TTGAGAACAAGGATTCTTATCATTGCCCTTCTGCTTTGCTTCTTTTCGGCTGCTGAAGCTCAGAATAAAATGATTCTCAATACTGCGGATGAACCACCCGAATCCACTGACAGCCTGAATGGGATAAGCGACAGGGTTGTGAAGGAGACGTTCAGGCGCATCGGTGTGGGTCTGCGGATTGTTCGCTTGCCGTCCGAACGGGCGCTTCAAAACGCAAACGAGGGGATTGAAGATGGCAACTATGCAAGAGTTGGAGGACTAATTGGTCAGTTGTATCCCAACCTGATCCAGGTGCCTGAACCGATTACCCAGTTTCAGTTCGTGGCGTTTTCGAAGAAATCCGATTTCCGGCCGGCCGGGTGGGGGAGCCTGCGCCCATTTCATGTCGGCATCGTAACCGGATGGAAGATCCTTGAAAAAAACATTCAACAAACAAAGTCGCTCACAAGAGTAAATAACTCCGAAATTCTATTCAAGATGCTCGAAGCGGAGCGGATTGAGGTGGCTGTCTTTGACCTGCAGCAGGGGTTGTTTATCATTAAGAAGCTGGGTCTAAGTGATATCAAGCCGATCTCGTCGCCTTTATCCATTCAGGACATGTATATTTATCTCCACAAAGAACATCGGGCTATCGTGCCCCGGCTAACCGAAGCCCTCAAGCGGATGAAAAAGGACGGGACCTATCGGAAAATTGTATCCGATTGGCCAAAAATTCCATCGCTTTCCGGCTTTTCATCGTTGTTCTCATAG